One Hevea brasiliensis isolate MT/VB/25A 57/8 chromosome 6, ASM3005281v1, whole genome shotgun sequence genomic window, ttttcaagtaGCAGTTAAGTGATACAAACAtaaaagaaaattcaattttATATTTACCTTGTTTTTGCCTATACAAACTACTTCTCAGCAGCAAAAAAAACTAAGCTTCAAATCcaatttgtgaaaaaaaaaattgaactcaATAAAATTGCACTGTGCCCGATATGGTGATGGGCGGACTGAATTCAACACGAGTTGCTTTCCCCTCTGAGAACAATCGAGGCAGTGTGTTGGCTTCCTTGGGTGCTACTCCCTCTGCGGTCCATATGGTAACATGCGGCCACTCATTTTTTGATACTACTTTTTCGCCATCAACAGAACCCGGTTGTGCTTCTAGGGCAGCCATTTTATCTGTGAAGAGAAGTGCAGTCAATTCTACTGGGACCTTCTGATTGAGAAACAGTCCATAACTTGCTACCGCTGTAACGCCATGACTTCTCTTGTGGGCAAGGGTCAAGTGAGTTTTCTTAAGGTTGTGCTCCAAGTGCTTGTCCTGAAGAAAGGCTTCAACCTTGGGGTTCTTCTGAGCCAACTGATCAAGGAATGTGAAAGTCAATAAGGAGTAAGAACATATATCTATTTCATCCATAAAATATTGACACACATAATCTATACATGAATGGCCAATTCAAGGAGGTCTTAAGCAGAATAAGAGATGGTCAAAAGAGAGAAGGAACAAATAAAGGGCCTTACTGCTCCCATCCAGTCCTAAGGAACTCTATATATTAAAGATCTTGCATATTAATTAAACTGATTTACCAGATGTTTAAAAAAAGAATATTCTTGCTTTTAATTGGGGAAAAAGAAATCCCTATGACCAAGACACAATATTCCTAACATGAATAAGAAAAATCTTCGTTGCAAGCCCAATGTCCCTAGTAACTTGGATGAAAATAAGAATGCAACATCTTTTGCTTACATTGTCGAGGGAACTACAGATTTCTGGAACTGGCAAATTGATAGCAGCAAAAACAATTGTTCCAAGTTTCCTCCTCTCAATAATTGGTGTTGTGTATTCACCCTTGGCAATTTTTCTTAGCTGTTCCTAATCTTGATTGCATAATCTTGAAATGCCTAATGTCAATATTAGTCTATTCTAGAGTAAATCATATATACAAAATGTAAAGC contains:
- the LOC131180737 gene encoding tRNA ligase 1-like; this encodes MDEIDICSYSLLTFTFLDQLAQKNPKVEAFLQDKHLEHNLKKTHLTLAHKRSHGVTAVASYGLFLNQKVPVELTALLFTDKMAALEAQPGSVDGEKVVSKNEWPHVTIWTAEGVAPKEANTLPRLFSEGKATRVEFSPPITISGTVQFY